The genomic interval TCCACCGCCCGATCCACTATTCGTGTTATCGTCGACTCGTGTAGCCGTACCGCCGACAAGAGTGGTCCGTCCATCGCTAGTCGCGGTCACAAATGGGATAACCAGGGTCACATCGCCATCTTTAAACATTCTCCGAATCGATAGGGGCGCATAAAAAAATGTGCTGGTCGTGCCAGTCCCGAAGTTGCCACTGCTATAGCTGGGGGTAAACCCGAGCTGCCAATTGCGATCAGGGGAAGGTGGACCTTGATCGGTCTTATCCGCCGCATTGCCCACCATAACCCAGAGCCCCAAACACATAACGACACCGATCAGCACTCTTGTCCATTTCAACATCATGACTCCTTCAATCTTTCTATCTCTGATTCACACCATCGATAGCGCTCATAACACAGCGGCGTCGGGCAAGTCTCCCGACGCCGCCATCTCGCCGTAACCGACAGCGAGGTCGATCTAGTTGCGCCCAGCTCGCTCCGGCTTTTCCGGCCGTTCCGGTCTCTGCGGTCGTTCGGGGCGTTCCGGACGCTGCGAGCGCTCAACCCGTTCGGGGCGATTTGAGCGATCCATCTGGACAGACCGTGCATTGTCTCGCCCTTCCCGCCCATGCTCGCCCGCCACTTGATCTGCCCGATCGAGTCCGCGCACCTCGCCGCCGGCACTGGAACGGCGATCCTCCCGTCGATCTTCCTGCTTCAATCCTCGATCCTCTTGCCGTAACCCTCGATCCTCCTGGCGAACGTCACCCACCTGAGCAAATAGTGCGGGTACACCCACACTGGATAAGAGAAGCGACAAGACTGTGATGTGAGTTAAACGATTCATACCCTCCTCCTTTTTCTATGCCACGTTGAACACGATAACCAGATCGCCACATTGCTGCAAGCTCACAGCGCCCCAGGCCTCACACGACCTTGACTCTACCTAGTAAGACGAGGGAACGATGCCAAGGTAAACACCCTCTCTCACGCTTGATACGTCACCCCAAAAACATGAGCGCCAAGTCACGCCTTCGCAACCACTCGCTCTGTCCACCTGACCAAGATCGACCTTACCGACTACGGCTGGCTCGATCTGCTCGACGATCAAGCTGACGGTCCTCTCGGCGATCGGCCTGATGATCGAGTTGGCGATCCTCGCGGCGGTCTACCCGACGATCGTCGTTTACATGCCGGACATCGTCACGGCCACCATGGCCGGATCCACTATTGGCGGAACCAGGCCCACGATTATCGGATCCATGCCCGCTATTCCCAGAGCCGGGACCGCTGTTATCACTTCCACCTCGTCCGCCTCGAATGTCGGCCTGATTGCCGCCACGATCATTCACCCCCTCCAGGCGAAGTCGATCGAACTGCGCGCGAAGGCTCTGCCGTTCGGCTTCCGTCAGTTGCGATTGATCGACACCTTCAATCCTGGCCCGCAACTGTCCTTCTTCCCGTCCGACCCTTACCCGAACGTCACCGCTACGAAAGGTGACATTCCGTTCTGCGCCGTTCGCCGACGGCACGACGCTCGACACCTGGCGAAGCAGATTCTTGTTGGGATCGCTGTTCAGGAAGAGCACCCGCTGCTCGGCCTCTGTCAACGACACATTACGGAACTGCACTTCCTGCACCCCTGGCCGTGCGAATTGCGTTTGAATCGTTTGCTTCAGCGCCTCGATATCCACCGAGCCAGAGCCAGTCCTCGGCAACGCCCCGCTGATCTCGACCTGCCCATTCTGAATCGGCGAAACAGTTTGAGCCCAGACCGAACTCGTCACGAGGGCCAATCCACTCACAATCCATACTGTCAGCTGATTCACGCGAAACCCTTTCATGGTGCCCCTCCTTCCCCTGTTTGTTTCATAACGAAAACACTGACTGGCCTGCCGACTACGATCTCGGTTTAGGCAGATCCCCATGAGACGATCCTGCCGGCCTCGGCATATCAGCCAACACATCCGCCGACCAGGCGACGTGCGCCGGGCACCATTGCCATACACCGAGGGTGATGATTCGAGTAAGACCGGCAGGAATACAGGCCGTCGTATTCACCGACACCTTTCGATTGACGACACGCGTCGAAGCCCCACAACGATTCAAGTAGGGTTCGCTGGCCACTTTGTGCAGGTCGAAGTGAGGGACAAAGAAAGCGACCACCGGCACCGGCAGGACCGCTAACGAAGAGTTGTCCACCCATTCGCCTCCGGCGCAGTGGCCGTCCAACCCCGCGGTTCGTTTCACATCGTCTCGAACCAATGTCGACGTGCAACCAGGCAGGAGCAGAAGAATTAAAAGAACGAGCACACTCGCTGTTGAATGGACCTGTCGCATGAAGCCCTCCTTCCTCCTTCGCCTAATGGGTTAGACGAGGGAGGGGGAGAAAGGTAAACCCTATGCCCAGGAACGGTTATCGGACGCCTTCGAAAAACCCGCAGAATTGTACCGACCGGCGGAACTGGAGGAGGATAGATAGAAGATGCATCAAATGCCCATGTCAAAAACTTGCGCATCTGCGATGAAAAAAGAAGAAGAGCGAAGCGGAGGGACACCGGAATACGCGCTTCAAGAAAGGCAGGTCTCTAAGAGAGAATTGTGTCAACAACCTATACACTGAACGGAAACGCACAGGCGACAAGACCGACGTATCGCACGGCAGATCTTGTCGCCCCCACCCATTTCTAGATCTACGTTCAACCAATCCCCCTTATTGAATTACTGCATCACGCCAGTGGTGACGATACTCACAGGACCACTTGCCGGAGATACGCCCACGAAGGTGCCCGCCGGCGTCAGAACCCCGGTGTTGACATCAATCGTAAAGGCCGTCACGTCATTGGAACCTCGGTTCGCCACATAGGCCCTCCGCCCACTCACGTCCACGGTGATGGAAGCCGGGTTCAGCCCTGCGACAACCGGAGCGCCCGCAGACGTTAGCGCCCCGGTAATCCCATCGATCGCGAACATAGACACATTGTTGGAGCCGGTGTTCGCCACATACGCCCACCGTCCGCTCGGGTCCACCGTCACAGAGACGGGGTTTGCCCCCGTAGGAACCGAAGCGCCCACCGCCGTCAATGCTCCGGTCATGCTATTGATCCTGAATACCGACACATCGTTCGAGGTACCGTTGGCCACATAGGCAAACCGCCCGCTCAGGGCCACGGTGACGGAGACCGGATTCGTCCCGACGGCAAACGGACTACCCGCCACCGGCGTCAATGCCCCGTCGACTCGATTAATCGCATACGCTGACACGCTATTGGAGCCATGATTCACCACATAGGCCCACTGCCCGCTCAGATCCACCGTCACGGCACGAGGGCTAGCTCCTGCAGCAACCGAACCCACAGCGGTCAACCCCCCGCTGAGCCCGTCGATCGTGAAGGCCGACACATCGTTGGAGCCTTGATTCGCCGTATAGGCAAACCGCCCGCTTGGGTCCACGCTGACGGCCATGGGAGCCGTCCCGGCAGCAACCGTCCCCACGGCGGTCAATTCTCCGTTCGTACTGTTGATCGCAAAGGCCGACACATCGTGAGAGCCTTGATTCGCCGTATAGGCAAACCGCCCGATCGAGTCCACGGCTACAGCATGGGGAAGCGTCCCTGTGGAAAATGGACCGCCCGCCGCTGCCGTTAGTGCCCCGGTCGTACTGTTGATCGTGAACGCCGACAGGGTCTCGGACAATTGGTTCGCCACATAGGCAAACTTCGGCGTGAACTGCACTGGTGCCCTGCCACCGACAATAGTTAATGAACTCGGACCGGTGCGGGTGACAACGGTTCCGGACGTCGACAATGGTGTCAGCGCTCCGGTGACACCATTGATCGCAAAGGCCGACACGGTGTTGTCACCGAAGTTCGTCACATAGACGAATCGCTCGCTTGGGTCCACCGTGACATACATGGGGTTTATGCCTGTAGCAACCGGAGCTCCCACCGCCGTCAATGCGCCGGTCGTACTGTTGATCGTGAATGCCGACAGGCTGTTGTCACCAAAGTTCGCCACATAGGCCCACCGCCCGCTCGGGTCCAAGGTGATGGCACGAGGGTCAATCCCTGTTGGAACCGGAGCGCCAGCTGTCAAAGCGCCAGTC from Nitrospirota bacterium carries:
- a CDS encoding beta-propeller fold lactonase family protein — its product is MERFSCSIRGIMQGAQVLSLATLGIMGVILAGCGGGGDGGSSGAVAPTSSAAVVASVPRFAYVTNGNENSLSIYAVNPTNGQLRPLGYVTTGGLNPSSVSLSPNGRFAYATNEITGGVSAFAINSTTGTLTVVGPSVPAGTNPLSVTVDSSGRWAYVANRVSNDVSAFTINNTTGALSAVAGSPFAAGTAPMYITVDPSGRFAYVVNLFSDNVSAFTINNTTGALTAVVGSPFSTGTLPRAVVVDPSGRWAYVVNRGDNTVSVFTINSTTGALTAGAPVPTGIDPRAITLDPSGRWAYVANFGDNSLSAFTINSTTGALTAVGAPVATGINPMYVTVDPSERFVYVTNFGDNTVSAFAINGVTGALTPLSTSGTVVTRTGPSSLTIVGGRAPVQFTPKFAYVANQLSETLSAFTINSTTGALTAAAGGPFSTGTLPHAVAVDSIGRFAYTANQGSHDVSAFAINSTNGELTAVGTVAAGTAPMAVSVDPSGRFAYTANQGSNDVSAFTIDGLSGGLTAVGSVAAGASPRAVTVDLSGQWAYVVNHGSNSVSAYAINRVDGALTPVAGSPFAVGTNPVSVTVALSGRFAYVANGTSNDVSVFRINSMTGALTAVGASVPTGANPVSVTVDPSGRWAYVANTGSNNVSMFAIDGITGALTSAGAPVVAGLNPASITVDVSGRRAYVANRGSNDVTAFTIDVNTGVLTPAGTFVGVSPASGPVSIVTTGVMQ